Proteins from a genomic interval of Flammeovirgaceae bacterium SG7u.111:
- a CDS encoding SH3 domain-containing protein: MRKTIISLIAVAIFSTTNIFAQDDDAIHAQIDSLKKEREILQGQVMKIDQKIKILESNLAVQEVITESVAKPKSRGKISRNAKIRKEPNAFSDVVGNYKKGIDVVVSDYMDEYYFIEGVDGEENGWVHKGYLVESAILNSYAKAAELRRAEEEKRNPTPKKKGKKKKKKN, from the coding sequence ATGAGAAAAACGATAATTAGCTTGATAGCTGTTGCTATTTTTTCAACTACCAATATTTTTGCCCAAGACGATGACGCTATTCACGCTCAGATTGATTCTTTGAAAAAAGAGCGGGAGATTTTACAGGGGCAAGTCATGAAAATTGATCAAAAGATTAAAATATTAGAATCAAACCTAGCGGTTCAGGAGGTCATTACCGAGTCAGTGGCAAAACCCAAGTCGAGAGGAAAGATAAGCCGGAATGCGAAAATCCGGAAAGAGCCGAATGCTTTTAGTGACGTGGTCGGGAATTATAAGAAAGGGATAGATGTGGTTGTGTCCGACTATATGGATGAGTACTATTTTATAGAAGGTGTGGATGGAGAGGAAAATGGTTGGGTGCACAAGGGCTATTTGGTAGAATCGGCAATATTGAATTCTTATGCCAAGGCTGCGGAGTTAAGAAGGGCAGAAGAGGAAAAGAGAAATCCAACGCCAAAGAAGAAGGGCAAGAAGAAAAAGAAGAAGAATTAA
- the glyA gene encoding serine hydroxymethyltransferase, which yields MKRDSQVFEIINQEYKRQKSGLELIASENFVSPQVMEAMGSVMTNKYAEGLPGKRYYGGCEVVDQTENLAIDRLKTLFGASWANVQPHSGAQANAAVMLAVLKAGDKILGFDLSHGGHLTHGSAVNFSGKLYEPHFYGVEQETGTIDWDKVITQAREVKPKLIICGASAYSREWNYAALRKAADEVGALLLADISHPSGLIARGLLDDPLKHCHIVTTTTHKTLRGPRGGVIMMGEDFENPFGIKTPKGKTKMMSSLLDSGVFPGTQGGPLEHVIAAKAVAFNEALSDEYLNYVQQVKKNATEMANCFVEKGYDVISGGTDNHLMLIDLRGKALTGKIAEETLIKADITINKNMVPFDDKSPFVTSGMRVGTAAITTRGLVESDMKKVVDLIDRVLSDYENEGTIGQVRNEINEWMSAYPLFNGYEGTESATYTVAQ from the coding sequence ATGAAAAGAGATAGCCAAGTTTTTGAAATTATAAACCAAGAGTACAAAAGGCAGAAGTCTGGCCTAGAACTGATCGCATCGGAAAACTTCGTATCGCCACAGGTGATGGAAGCGATGGGCAGTGTAATGACCAACAAGTATGCTGAAGGACTTCCTGGAAAAAGATATTATGGCGGATGTGAAGTAGTTGACCAAACAGAAAACTTGGCAATAGACAGGTTGAAAACACTTTTTGGCGCTTCATGGGCAAACGTTCAACCTCACTCAGGTGCTCAGGCAAATGCTGCGGTGATGCTTGCGGTGCTGAAAGCTGGAGACAAAATATTAGGTTTTGACTTATCACACGGAGGCCACCTTACCCACGGTTCGGCAGTTAACTTTTCTGGAAAGCTGTACGAACCTCATTTTTATGGTGTAGAACAAGAAACTGGCACTATAGACTGGGACAAAGTGATTACCCAAGCTCGTGAGGTTAAACCTAAGCTGATCATTTGTGGAGCTTCGGCTTATTCGCGCGAGTGGAACTACGCAGCCCTCAGAAAAGCAGCCGACGAAGTTGGCGCATTGCTTTTGGCAGATATCTCTCACCCATCTGGGCTTATCGCTCGTGGCTTACTCGACGATCCGTTAAAACACTGCCATATCGTAACTACTACTACCCACAAAACCCTTCGTGGGCCAAGGGGCGGTGTAATTATGATGGGAGAAGATTTTGAAAACCCATTTGGCATCAAGACTCCAAAAGGAAAAACAAAGATGATGTCATCTTTGCTCGACTCTGGTGTATTCCCAGGTACGCAAGGCGGTCCGCTTGAGCACGTAATTGCAGCAAAAGCAGTAGCCTTCAACGAAGCGCTCAGCGACGAGTACTTGAACTACGTTCAGCAAGTGAAGAAAAATGCTACCGAAATGGCAAATTGCTTTGTAGAAAAAGGCTACGATGTGATTTCTGGCGGAACTGACAATCACCTTATGCTTATCGACCTCAGAGGAAAAGCCCTTACAGGTAAAATAGCAGAGGAAACCTTGATAAAAGCAGATATCACTATCAACAAAAATATGGTTCCGTTTGACGATAAGTCACCGTTTGTAACTTCAGGAATGAGGGTAGGAACTGCAGCTATTACTACACGTGGCTTGGTAGAAAGCGATATGAAAAAAGTAGTTGACCTAATCGACAGGGTATTGAGCGATTATGAAAACGAAGGCACTATCGGTCAAGTGAGAAACGAAATAAACGAATGGATGTCGGCTTACCCACTTTTTAATGGGTACGAAGGCACAGAGTCGGCTACTTATACTGTGGCTCAATAA
- a CDS encoding LexA family transcriptional regulator, with protein MKKNFTAQNIKHLRKKKNLSQDLLAKNLGITRQTLGNYENGETDPPFNIAANFARLFNISLEELCWKDIESGRYAISDTAPQAKQALVETGEKDWNVSMLDVKASAGYLANMNDITYLDKLEKYNFPFLDKWGDYRGFMIEGDSMLPIASGSIIVCERIPLSSFYMLKPGALCVLVTIEGVVFKQINILQDKGAVQLISFNRMYDPYEIRVNDIREAWRYKMFLSKEIPSM; from the coding sequence ATGAAAAAGAATTTCACTGCACAAAATATTAAGCACCTTCGGAAGAAAAAAAACTTGTCTCAGGATCTACTTGCCAAAAACTTGGGGATTACAAGGCAAACATTGGGGAATTATGAGAATGGGGAGACCGATCCTCCATTTAATATAGCTGCCAATTTTGCGAGGTTGTTTAATATTAGCTTGGAGGAATTGTGTTGGAAAGATATAGAAAGTGGGCGCTACGCTATAAGTGATACCGCTCCTCAGGCAAAGCAAGCCTTGGTAGAAACAGGGGAAAAAGATTGGAATGTGAGCATGCTAGATGTTAAAGCTTCGGCGGGCTACCTTGCCAATATGAATGATATTACATACTTGGATAAACTAGAGAAGTACAACTTTCCTTTTTTGGACAAATGGGGCGATTATAGAGGGTTTATGATTGAAGGGGATTCGATGTTGCCTATTGCCTCGGGCTCTATCATTGTATGTGAGAGGATTCCCTTATCTAGTTTTTATATGCTCAAGCCAGGAGCGCTTTGCGTGTTGGTAACGATAGAGGGTGTGGTTTTCAAACAGATAAATATTTTACAAGATAAAGGTGCAGTACAGCTAATTTCTTTTAACAGGATGTATGATCCTTATGAAATTAGGGTAAACGATATTCGGGAAGCATGGAGGTATAAAATGTTTCTCAGTAAAGAAATCCCTTC
- a CDS encoding LysM peptidoglycan-binding domain-containing protein: MKSYLTLIAMCLALLLFTAASTSDNDFKFQQLTYDNVKTAYLDKENKLKKLVISKGISSFSNHIYIRAFKYEQIAELWVKPPSIKQYVLLKKYKICEKSGSFGPKLLKGDQQIPEGFYEINDFDHDNKDFLALGINYPNAADQARGSAKDDVVLRGGCSSEGNIPLEEDAIKELYVMAVEAKAAGQESIPVHIFPAYMTDVNVGKLQNLFPGKPDYYALWSSLQKGFVYFNKTRRLPGAEITNMASPPLAGDGGSSTTIPAASLAAAAPAKPNGENVAVASNVGYRGVAKDEEAAQEQYSATAATAIAANTQVIATSAVEQKHHVATGQTLYSISKQYGITLDQIKEWNNIRSNNIKIGQELQVSRPTSYKVKRGDTMYSIAKKNDVTVEDIVSWNNLDGYVVVVGTTIRIAP; the protein is encoded by the coding sequence TTGAAATCTTACCTAACACTCATCGCCATGTGTTTGGCCTTGTTGCTGTTTACCGCGGCCAGCACCAGTGACAACGATTTTAAATTCCAACAGCTCACTTACGACAATGTAAAAACAGCTTATCTTGACAAAGAGAACAAGCTGAAAAAACTCGTGATCAGCAAAGGGATTTCTTCATTTTCCAACCATATTTATATAAGGGCATTTAAGTACGAACAAATTGCCGAACTGTGGGTAAAACCACCTTCTATAAAGCAATATGTACTGCTCAAAAAATATAAGATCTGTGAAAAGTCTGGATCATTTGGCCCCAAACTGCTCAAGGGAGACCAACAGATTCCTGAAGGTTTTTACGAGATAAATGACTTTGACCACGATAACAAAGACTTTTTGGCATTGGGCATCAACTATCCCAATGCTGCCGACCAAGCCAGAGGCAGTGCAAAAGACGATGTAGTTTTGAGAGGAGGCTGTTCTTCAGAAGGAAATATCCCACTAGAAGAAGATGCCATAAAAGAGCTTTATGTGATGGCGGTAGAAGCCAAAGCTGCAGGTCAAGAATCCATTCCCGTACATATTTTCCCAGCCTACATGACCGATGTGAATGTGGGCAAACTCCAAAACCTTTTTCCCGGCAAGCCCGATTACTATGCGCTTTGGTCAAGCCTCCAAAAAGGATTTGTTTACTTCAACAAAACCCGCCGCTTACCTGGTGCTGAAATCACCAACATGGCCAGCCCTCCACTTGCTGGAGATGGCGGAAGCTCCACAACTATTCCAGCAGCATCATTAGCAGCTGCTGCACCAGCCAAGCCTAATGGGGAGAACGTAGCAGTTGCCTCAAATGTTGGCTATAGAGGCGTGGCTAAGGACGAGGAAGCCGCCCAAGAACAATATTCTGCAACTGCCGCTACAGCAATAGCCGCCAATACACAAGTTATCGCCACAAGTGCTGTTGAACAAAAACATCATGTAGCCACTGGACAAACCCTCTATTCTATATCTAAACAATATGGAATTACGCTCGACCAAATAAAAGAATGGAATAACATCCGCAGCAACAACATTAAAATAGGACAGGAACTACAAGTATCTCGACCTACCTCTTACAAGGTAAAAAGAGGCGATACCATGTATTCGATTGCCAAGAAAAATGATGTAACGGTAGAAGATATCGTAAGCTGGAATAATTTGGACGGATACGTTGTAGTAGTTGGCACAACTATCAGAATAGCGCCATAA
- a CDS encoding YifB family Mg chelatase-like AAA ATPase — protein MIAITFGGAVYGVEANLVSIEVNIINGTKFFIVGLPDNAVKESQQRVESAIKNDGFQMPRQKVVVNMAPADIRKEGSAYDLPIALGVLSSSGQIHGSGMEKYVIMGELSLDGKLRPIKGVLPIAIEARNKNLKGIVLPKENASEAAIVNQLDVIGVSSLREAIDFFEGNIQITPTVRDTREIFFDTLNDYDADFSAVQGQENIKRALEIAAAGGHNAIMIGPPGSGKTMLAKRLPSILPPLTLQEALETTKIHSVAGTLGSDATLVSKRPYRSPHHTISDAALVGGGGIPQPGEISLANNGVLFLDELPEFKRTALEVMRQPLEERKVTISRAKISLEFPANFMLIASMNPCPCGYFNHPEKECVCPPGGVQRYLNKISGPLLDRIDLHVEVTPVSFDEMTSTRKAESSAEIRERVIAARAIQAERFKALELPNVYSNAMLPSDKVKDVCQINTAGKTLLKTAMEKLGLSARAFDRILKVSRTIADLAESEEIKIEHLAEAIQYRSLDRESWNA, from the coding sequence ATGATAGCAATAACCTTTGGAGGTGCCGTGTATGGGGTAGAAGCCAATTTGGTAAGTATAGAAGTGAACATAATCAACGGGACTAAATTCTTCATAGTTGGCTTACCAGACAATGCCGTGAAGGAAAGCCAGCAACGAGTGGAATCTGCTATCAAAAACGATGGTTTTCAAATGCCTAGGCAAAAAGTGGTGGTGAACATGGCTCCCGCCGACATACGAAAAGAAGGCTCTGCTTATGATTTGCCTATCGCCCTCGGGGTACTCAGTTCTTCGGGGCAGATCCATGGGAGCGGTATGGAGAAATATGTAATAATGGGCGAACTCTCGCTCGATGGTAAACTTCGCCCCATCAAGGGCGTACTTCCTATTGCTATTGAAGCTCGCAATAAGAACCTCAAAGGAATTGTCTTGCCCAAAGAAAATGCCTCGGAAGCCGCTATTGTCAACCAGCTCGATGTAATAGGCGTGAGCTCACTTCGCGAAGCAATTGACTTTTTTGAGGGAAACATTCAAATAACCCCGACCGTGAGGGACACACGTGAAATATTTTTTGATACGCTCAACGACTACGACGCTGATTTTTCGGCAGTCCAAGGGCAAGAAAATATAAAAAGAGCTTTGGAAATTGCCGCAGCAGGTGGGCATAATGCCATTATGATAGGCCCGCCCGGCTCTGGAAAAACCATGCTGGCCAAGCGGCTTCCCTCCATTTTGCCACCGCTCACCTTGCAAGAAGCGTTGGAAACTACCAAGATTCATTCCGTAGCGGGCACATTGGGAAGCGATGCAACTTTGGTCTCTAAAAGGCCATACCGCTCTCCCCACCATACCATTAGCGATGCCGCCTTGGTAGGAGGTGGAGGCATTCCCCAACCCGGAGAAATTTCCTTAGCCAATAACGGTGTGCTGTTTTTAGATGAGCTTCCCGAGTTCAAAAGAACTGCCTTGGAAGTGATGCGCCAGCCTCTTGAAGAAAGGAAGGTTACTATTTCCAGAGCGAAGATAAGTTTGGAATTCCCTGCCAACTTCATGTTAATAGCCAGCATGAACCCCTGCCCATGCGGATATTTCAACCACCCTGAAAAAGAATGTGTTTGCCCTCCCGGAGGAGTGCAGCGCTACCTCAACAAGATCAGCGGTCCGTTGCTCGACCGGATCGATTTACACGTAGAGGTCACTCCTGTTTCTTTTGATGAGATGACTTCGACCCGCAAAGCAGAAAGCAGTGCCGAAATAAGGGAAAGGGTAATTGCCGCACGAGCAATTCAAGCCGAACGGTTTAAAGCACTAGAATTGCCCAACGTTTACTCGAATGCGATGCTTCCTTCCGACAAAGTGAAAGATGTTTGCCAAATAAACACCGCGGGAAAAACACTGCTTAAAACAGCCATGGAAAAACTGGGGCTTTCAGCTAGGGCTTTTGACAGAATACTCAAAGTATCCCGCACTATTGCCGATTTAGCAGAATCCGAAGAAATTAAGATTGAACATTTGGCAGAAGCCATCCAATACAGAAGTTTGGATAGGGAAAGTTGGAATGCTTGA